The Oxalobacteraceae bacterium OTU3CINTB1 genome includes a window with the following:
- the asnB gene encoding asparagine synthase (glutamine-hydrolyzing): MINNGAPQCDNSAALAAAFRYINGRGPDARGARQVACRGHAVTIAHSRLAVIELSALGAQPMVDAASGWSIVYNGEIYNYREIREALQANGQVFNGGSDTEVLLRAWALWGPDALQRLNGMFAFAALNEKTGELWLVRDRFGVKPLLWGRCQNGDIVFGSSVASIASAVGTDIDTDYCARGVRYKAYETAQSGSPYKHVNAVGAGCWVKFQLSPECIGIAEGRWYSLRDAVARRREAMAHTGDADLLEECRRLLDSAVQLRLRSDVPVAVSLSAGLDSAAIACMMQRHGADTHAFSFGSPSERTSEGPGTQSLAKATGIDVTYVWPRYSGWDLYEVLEKTMAFQEAPFSGMSPIAQNAVFREVGKAGFKVLLGGQGSDEIFAGYRKFIVIALRETLHRREPKGALRLMYSLGLMLAHEAGQARMYWQNLNRYKGGKRKAAAFRLLDWEPGAHNLWGEAGISLPDRQIEDIQQWSLPTLLRYEDRNSMGYGIETRLPFMDYRLIEFALALPTRMKIANGYGKWMLRHAAKGLVPDAVRLNRKKRGFDVTQNWITQGIGAALRGTIFDHATALQGPLKNSQQLDTLLSDEALSRDPDLLDEALLLTWLVDPTRVPRRQTGASRLAA; the protein is encoded by the coding sequence ATGATCAACAATGGCGCGCCGCAATGCGACAACTCTGCCGCATTGGCCGCCGCCTTTCGCTACATCAACGGACGCGGCCCGGACGCGCGCGGCGCCCGGCAGGTAGCCTGTCGCGGCCACGCCGTCACCATCGCCCACAGCAGGCTCGCGGTGATCGAATTGTCGGCGCTTGGCGCGCAGCCGATGGTCGATGCGGCGTCCGGCTGGTCCATCGTCTACAACGGCGAGATCTACAACTACCGCGAAATCCGCGAAGCACTGCAAGCCAACGGGCAAGTATTTAACGGCGGCAGCGATACCGAGGTATTGCTGCGCGCATGGGCGCTGTGGGGCCCGGACGCCTTGCAGCGCCTCAACGGCATGTTCGCCTTTGCCGCGTTAAACGAAAAGACCGGCGAGCTCTGGCTGGTGCGCGACCGCTTCGGCGTCAAGCCATTGCTGTGGGGTCGCTGCCAGAATGGCGATATCGTCTTCGGCTCGTCGGTCGCCAGCATCGCCAGCGCGGTTGGCACCGACATCGACACCGACTACTGCGCGCGCGGCGTACGCTACAAAGCCTATGAAACCGCGCAATCGGGCTCGCCCTACAAACACGTGAACGCGGTCGGCGCCGGATGCTGGGTCAAATTCCAGCTGTCACCCGAATGCATCGGCATCGCCGAAGGCCGCTGGTACTCGCTGCGCGACGCGGTGGCGCGGCGGCGCGAGGCCATGGCGCACACCGGTGACGCCGACCTGCTCGAAGAATGCCGCCGGCTGCTCGACAGCGCCGTGCAGTTGCGGTTGCGCAGCGACGTGCCGGTGGCCGTGTCGTTGAGCGCCGGCCTGGATTCGGCTGCTATCGCCTGCATGATGCAACGCCACGGCGCCGACACGCACGCGTTCTCGTTCGGCTCGCCGTCCGAACGCACGTCCGAAGGCCCCGGCACGCAATCGCTGGCCAAGGCCACCGGCATCGACGTCACCTACGTCTGGCCGCGCTACAGCGGTTGGGACTTGTACGAGGTGCTGGAGAAGACCATGGCCTTCCAGGAGGCGCCGTTTTCGGGCATGAGCCCGATCGCGCAGAACGCCGTGTTCCGCGAGGTCGGCAAAGCCGGCTTCAAGGTGCTGCTGGGCGGGCAAGGCAGCGACGAGATCTTCGCCGGCTACCGCAAGTTCATCGTCATCGCGCTGCGCGAGACGCTGCACCGGCGCGAGCCGAAAGGCGCGCTGCGGTTGATGTATTCGCTGGGCCTGATGCTCGCGCACGAGGCTGGCCAGGCGCGCATGTACTGGCAAAACCTCAATCGCTACAAGGGCGGCAAGCGCAAGGCGGCCGCGTTCCGCCTGCTCGACTGGGAGCCGGGCGCGCACAACCTGTGGGGCGAGGCCGGGATCTCGCTGCCGGACCGGCAGATCGAGGACATCCAGCAATGGAGCCTGCCCACCCTGCTGCGCTACGAGGACCGCAACTCGATGGGCTACGGCATCGAGACCCGGCTGCCGTTCATGGATTATCGCCTGATCGAATTCGCGCTGGCGCTGCCGACGCGCATGAAGATCGCCAACGGCTACGGCAAATGGATGCTGCGCCATGCGGCCAAGGGCCTGGTGCCCGACGCCGTGCGGCTCAACCGCAAGAAGCGCGGCTTCGACGTCACGCAGAACTGGATCACCCAGGGCATCGGGGCGGCGCTGCGCGGGACCATCTTCGACCATGCGACGGCATTGCAGGGGCCGCTCAAAAACAGCCAACAGCTCGACACGCTGCTGTCGGACGAAGCGCTGTCGCGGGACCCGGACCTGCTCGATGAAGCGCTGCTGTTGACATGGCTGGTCGATCCGACACGCGTGCCGCGCCGGCAGACCGGGGCGTCCAGGCTGGCGGCCTAG
- a CDS encoding glycosyltransferase family 4 protein — protein MKKICHFSSVHPGLDIRIYRKQCVSLAQAGFDVHLVIGADATQVAEAAGAGVTIHPLTALPGGRLRRMVAHSWRCYRTAKALNADVYHFHDPELIPYGLLLSWQGRKVIYDLHEDLRADIHSKQWIPRPLRHVIGSVARAVEHFAARRFAAMVAATPYIGALFDKSAARVAVVHNYPAINELAAAPATVLTAFPRDSVCYVGAINEMRGIRHIIQALEMVPVKLLLAGAFDPPALRVELRAYRGWHQVEEYGFVDRQKVGEIMARSLCGLVTLKPEPNFVNALPIKLFEYMSAGVPVIASDFPLWRGIVEDAECGICVDPENPNAIAKAINYLLTHPEEADAMGRNGRRAAESKYRWDWEGAKLVALYADILAEVPDTGEVRLGGQKL, from the coding sequence ATGAAAAAAATCTGCCATTTTTCGTCGGTGCATCCCGGCCTCGACATCCGCATCTACCGCAAGCAATGCGTCTCGCTCGCGCAGGCCGGCTTCGACGTGCATCTGGTCATCGGCGCCGACGCGACGCAAGTCGCCGAGGCGGCCGGCGCCGGCGTCACCATCCATCCGCTGACCGCGCTGCCGGGCGGGCGTTTGCGGCGCATGGTGGCGCACAGTTGGCGCTGCTACCGGACCGCCAAGGCGCTCAACGCCGACGTCTATCATTTTCACGATCCCGAGCTGATTCCGTATGGCTTGCTGCTGAGCTGGCAGGGCCGCAAGGTCATCTACGACCTGCATGAGGACCTGCGCGCCGACATCCACTCGAAGCAATGGATACCGAGGCCGCTGCGCCACGTCATCGGCTCGGTCGCGCGCGCGGTGGAGCACTTCGCGGCGCGGCGCTTCGCCGCCATGGTCGCGGCCACGCCGTACATCGGCGCGCTGTTCGACAAGAGCGCCGCGCGGGTGGCGGTGGTCCACAACTATCCGGCCATCAACGAGCTTGCCGCCGCGCCAGCGACGGTGTTGACCGCGTTCCCGCGCGACAGCGTCTGCTATGTCGGCGCGATCAACGAGATGCGCGGCATCCGCCACATCATCCAGGCGCTGGAGATGGTGCCGGTCAAACTGCTGCTGGCCGGCGCCTTCGACCCGCCCGCGTTGCGGGTGGAACTCCGGGCTTATCGCGGCTGGCATCAGGTCGAGGAATACGGCTTCGTCGACCGGCAAAAGGTGGGCGAGATCATGGCGCGCAGCCTGTGCGGCCTGGTGACGTTGAAGCCGGAGCCGAACTTCGTCAATGCGCTGCCGATCAAGCTGTTCGAATACATGTCGGCCGGCGTACCGGTGATCGCCTCGGACTTTCCGCTGTGGCGCGGCATTGTGGAGGACGCCGAATGCGGCATCTGCGTCGATCCCGAAAATCCAAACGCGATCGCCAAGGCGATCAACTACCTGCTGACGCATCCCGAGGAGGCCGACGCGATGGGCCGCAACGGCAGGCGCGCGGCCGAAAGCAAATACCGGTGGGATTGGGAAGGCGCCAAGCTGGTGGCGCTCTATGCAGACATTCTGGCGGAGGTGCCAGATACCGGGGAGGTCAGGCTCGGCGGGCAAAAGCTGTGA
- a CDS encoding type VI secretion system tube protein Hcp: MATDAYLKIDGINGESADAAHKGWIELTVAHWGVVQPRSATASSGGGHTAERCEHRTLSFSKVADLASPILMQTCSMGKTIPKATLEFMRADGEGNPVKYYVVELENVMIANMDQQMSESGLVQDDIGLRFSKVKWKYTQQKIGGGTGGSTTGGWDLACNKCA, encoded by the coding sequence ATGGCAACCGACGCATACTTGAAAATAGACGGGATCAATGGCGAATCAGCCGATGCAGCGCATAAGGGGTGGATCGAACTCACGGTAGCGCATTGGGGTGTTGTGCAACCTCGAAGCGCCACCGCATCATCTGGAGGCGGCCACACGGCCGAACGCTGCGAGCACAGAACCCTGTCGTTTTCTAAAGTTGCAGACTTAGCGTCGCCGATACTGATGCAAACCTGCTCGATGGGTAAAACAATCCCAAAGGCCACTTTAGAGTTTATGCGTGCTGACGGCGAGGGTAATCCGGTCAAGTATTACGTGGTTGAATTAGAGAACGTCATGATCGCCAACATGGATCAGCAGATGAGTGAAAGCGGCCTGGTACAGGACGACATCGGACTGCGGTTCTCAAAGGTAAAGTGGAAGTACACACAGCAGAAAATCGGCGGCGGCACCGGCGGCAGCACAACCGGCGGCTGGGATTTGGCCTGCAATAAGTGTGCGTA